The sequence ACGAGCACGGCCATGGGCATCGGCACCATCGTGCACGCCGTCATGGAGGAGGCGAGCCTCGATCCCGAGGCCGACCTCCGCCCGCCCGCGCTCGAGGCCCGGCTCGACGCGCGCTGGGGCGAGCTGCCCTTCGAGTCGCCCTGGGTGGGCGAGCGCGAGCGGCGGCAGGCGGGCGAGCTCATCGCGGGCGTCAGCGGCTACCTCCGCGACTTCGCCGCCGACGGCGGGCGCATGCTCGCGGCCGAGGGCGGCTTCGAGCTGGAGGTGGGCGTCGCGCGCCTCCGCGGGAAGATCGACCGCATCGAGCTGACGAAGGAGGGCCGGGTGGTCATCGTCGACCTCAAGACGGGGCGGCACTTCCCGACCCGCGCCGAGATCCCGGCGCACGCGCAGCTGGGCTCGTACCAGCTCGCGTTCGTCGAGGGCTCGCTCGAGCAGGTGCCCGCGGACGCGACGTCCGGCGGCGCCAAGCTGCTGTACGTCTCGGGCGGCACGCGCGGCCTGCCCTACCGGGAGCTGCCGCAGGAGCCGCTGACCCGCGAGGAGCTCGACGGCTTCCGCGCGCGCATCGCCGCCGCCGCCGAGGGCATGGCGGGCGCGACGTTCGAGGGCACGCCGGACCTGGGGGAGCGGGATCCGGGGTCGGCGAGGCGCTACCGCATCCACCTCGTGCGGGCGGTGTCGGCGTGAGCGGCGTGAGCGGCGTGGGCACGGGCGGCGACGGCATGGGCGGCGACGCGCAGGCACGCGCGGAGGGCGGCATGATCAGCGCGCAGCGCATCGCGGAGACGCTCGGACTGCCGAGCCCCACGGAGCAGCAGCGGCGCGTCATCGAGTCGCCGCTCGAGCCCGGCCTCGTCGTCGCGGGCGCCGGCAGCGGCAAGACCGAGACCATGGCGAGCCGCGTCGTGTGGCTGCTCGCGAACGGGCACGTGGGCGTCGAGGAGATCCTCGGCCTCACCTTCACGCGCAAGGCCGCGGGCGAGCTCGGGGTGCGCATCCGCGCCCGCATCGAGCAGCTGCAGCAGGCCGGGCTCGCGGCCGTGCCCGCGGACGCGTTCGCGACGCCCACCGTGCAGACCTACAACGCGTTCGCGAACGGCATCTTCCGCGACAGCGCCACCCTCATCGGCCGCGAGGCGGAGTCGGTCGTGCTCACCGAGGCGTCCGCGTGGCAGCTCGCGCGTCGGCTCGTCGTGGAGAGCACCGACCCGCGGCTGCTCGAGCTGGGGCGGGGCGTGGATCCCATCACGCAGGCCGTCATCTCCCTCAGCCGGGCGATGAGCGAGAACGTCGCGGACCCGTCCGAGGTCGTGCGGCTCGCGGGCGCGTTCACGGGCCTCGAGGAGCTGCCGTTCGGATCCGCCCGCATCCGCAAGGCCCCGGCCGCCGACGCGGTCGCCGCCGTCGGGGCGCTGCCGCCGCTCGTCGACCTCGCGGTGCGGTTCCAGGAGGAGAAGACGCGGCGCGGGCTCGTCGAGTACAGCGACCAGGTCGCCTTCGCGCTCGCGATCTGCGAGCGCGTGCCGCAGGTCGTCGCCGAGCACCGGAAGCGGTTCCGCGTCGTGCTGCTCGACGAGTACCAGGACACCTCGGTCGTGCAGACCCGTCTCCTCTCCACGCTCTTCGGGGGCACGCCCGTCATGGCGGTGGGGGATCCGCACCAGTCCATCTACGGCTGGCGCGGCGCGAGCGCGGCGAACCTGGCGCGCTTCGGGGCCGACTTCGCGCCGGCCGGAGCGTCCGCCGCGGACGTGCCCGTCTACGCGCTCTCCACCAGCTGGCGGAACCCGGCGTCCGTGCTCGGCGCCGCGAACCGCATCGTCGAGCCGCTCACCGCCGCGTCGCGGATCCCCGTGGCCCGGCTCGAGCCCCGCCCCGACGCGGGCGACGGCCGCCTCGACGTGGCCTACGAGGAGACGATCGCCGACGAGGCCGCGAGCGTCGCCGCGTGGTTCGCCGACCGGCTGCGGCAGACCGGATCCGACGGCCGCCCCCGCTCGGCCGCGATGCTGTGCCGCTCCCTCAAGACCATCGAGCCGTTCACGACGGCGCTCGCCGACCGCGGCGTCCCGTTCCGCGTGCTCGGCCTCGGCGGCCTGCTCGACCAGCCGGCCGTGGTCGACCTCGTCTGCGTGCTCCGCGTGCTGCACGACCCCACCGCGGGCAGCGAGCTCGTGCGGCTCCTCACGGGCGCTCGCTGGCGGATCGGCACGAAGGACGTGCACGCCCTGTCCCGGGTCGCCTCCTGGCTGATGTCCCGGGACCACGCGCAGAAGCCGCTCGCCGAGGAGGTCCGCGACGGCATCCGTGCCTCCGTCGTGCCGGACGAGGTCGGCTCCGTCGTCGACGCGCTCGACTTCGTCGTCGGCGCCCGCGAGGGCCACACCGCGCTCGCGGGCTTCAGCGACGAGGGCCTCGCCCGCCTCCGCGCCGCCGGGCGCCAGCTGCAGGTGCTGCGGTCCCGCGTCGGGCTCGACCTGGTCGACCTCGTGACGGTCGTCCAGCAGGAGCTGCTGCTCGACATCGAGGTCGCCGCCAACGAGACGGATCCGCTCGGCCGCGCGAGCCTCGAGGCCTTCACCGAGCAGGTGGCGGGCTACCTCCAGGGCGACACCGCGGGCACGCTGGGTCCGTTCCTCGCCTGGCTCGCCGAGGCGGAGCGGCGCGACAACCTCGCGCCGCGCACCGAGGAGCCCGAGCCCGGCACGGTGCAGATCCTCACCATCCACGGCTCCAAGGGCCTCGAGTGGGACGTCGTCGCCGTGCCGCGCATGGTCGAGGGGGAGCTTCCCGGCACGCTCCGGGAGAAGCGCGGCTGGGTCGCGTTCGGCGCCCTGCCGTTCGAGTTCCGCGGCGACTCCGCCGAGCTGCCGTCGCTCGCCTGGCGCGGCGTGGAGACGCAGAAGGAGTTCGCCGAGGCGATGGAGGCGTTCGGCGAGGAGCTCGAGGAGCGCAACGCCGCCGAGCAGCGCCGTCTCGCGTACGTCGCCGTCACGCGCACGCGGTCCGACCTGCTGCTCACGGGGTCGTTCTGGTCCACGCAGCAGAAGCCGCGGGGGCCCGGTGCGTTCCTGCGGGAGATCCAGGAGGTCGGGCTCACCCCGCCGGACGCCCTGCCCGAGGCGCCCGGGCTCGAGGAGAACCCGCTCGAGCCCGGATCCGCGCGCGTCGCCTGGCCGCTGCCGCCGCTCGGCCCGCGCGAGGCCCGCGTGCGCGCCGCCGCCGATGCCGTCGCGTCCGCCGACCCCGGCGCCGAGACCGTCTGGACCCGCGACATCGACCTCCTCCTCGCCGAGCGGGACGCCCGCGCCCGGGACGCCGAGCTCGTCGACCTGCCCACGCGCATCCCCGCGTCGCGCTTCAAGGACTTCGTGAGCGACACCGCGGGCGTCGCCGCGCGCCTGCGCCGCCCCATGCCGGAGCGCCCCTACCGGCAGACCCGGCTCGGCACGCTCTTCCACGGCTGGGTCGAGGCGCGCTACGGGCCCGCGGGCACGGGCGACGTCATCGACGCGGCGGGCGTCGAGCTCGACCAGGACCCGACCGAGCCCGCCGTGGAGACGGAGGACCTCGACCGCCTCCGCGCGATCTTCGAGGCGAGCGAGTGGGCGGCCCGGAAGCCCGAGGAGGTCGAGGTCGAGATCCACATGGAGCTCGCCGGACAGGTCGTCATCTGCAAGATCGACGCGGTGTTCCTCATCGACGGCCGCTACCGGGTCGTCGACTGGAAGACCGGCCGCACCCCGAAGGACGCGGCCGACCTCGAGCTCAAGCAGCTGCAGCTCGCGCTGTACCGCCTCGCGTTCGCGAAGTGGCGCGGCATCGACCCGGACCTCATCGACGCGGAGTTCTACTTCGTCGCGGAGGACCGGTCGCTGAAGCCGGAGCGGCTCTACTCGGAGGAGGACCTCGTGGCGCTCTGGTCGGGGGCGCGCACGCCGGACGCGTCGCGCGCGCCGTCGGGGGAGACCGTGGGCTGAGGCCGGGAGTCGAGCATCTCCTCGACCTGGTCGACGTCCATCACCGGCAGCGTCTCGTGCGCGATGCGGTGGCCCTCGTCGGCGCGCACCGTGTCGACCAGCGCGCTGAGCATGTTCACCGCGTCGTCGATGATGCCCTGGTTGCGGGTGTCGGTCCCGTGCAGCAGCCAACGGGCGATCTCGAGCTCGGCGTAGAGGAGCGCGCGCTGCTTGAGCTGGCGGTCCACGGTCACGTGGTGCGCCTGGTTGTAGGCGCGGAAGACGCTCTCGGCGACGTGCTCGGCGCGCGCGCCCAGCACCCAGTGCAGGTCGTGCGCGGGGTCGGCGACGCGCAGCTCCGACCAGCCGATCATCCCGGTCACGTCGTCGCCGTCGACGAGGAACGACGAGGCCTGCACGGCCCCGTTCACGACGGCGGGCTGGAACTGCCAGAGCGACTGGTCGTCGAGGGCCTCCTCCCAGCGCGAGAGCAGCAGGCTCGGCACGAGCGCGGTGGCCGCGGCCCGGTCGATGAGCGCGGCCGTCTGGCTGTGGATCTCGGCGGCCGACAGCACGGGCAGGCCCGCGTCCGCGACGAAGCCGGTCGGCAGGCTGTGCACGGCGGAGACGGCGGCGCCGATGGAGCGCGCGAGGCCGTCGCCCGCGGGGATCTCGTCGAGCGAGATCACGCGTCCGGGCACGTGCTCGTAGACGAAGCCGCGGGTGGGCTTGATGGGCGCCTGCCCCAGGAACTCGGGCACCTGGAAGGGCAGGCGGGAGCGGATCCCGGTGCTCAGCGCCCGGAGCGCCACGAGGTCCGCGGACTGCTCGGACTCGGCGGCCTGCGTGGTCGGGACGCGCACGAGGAGCTCGCGGCCGTCCCGCGTGGTGAGGAGCGCGGAGTCGAAGTCGCCCGCGCCGCCGGCCGTGAAGGGGGTGCTGCGGACCACGTCGAGCCCCGCGACGGCCGAGGTCGCCAACGCGGCTAGAGTGAGGTGGGATCTGGCCATGCCTTACAGGTTAGGTCGCGGAGAGCACTCCGTCTCACCGCGCCACGCGCTTCCCGCCCACCCGCGCACCGTCGGCGGACACTCGGCACCGCCGTCCCGCCCCTCGGCCCGTCCGCCCTCGAAGTCGATTGGTCACCTGTGCTCGACAGCTTCCTCTCCCGCCTGCCCCTCTCCCGCGAGGGCGTCGACCGCGACGGCCTGAACCGCGACTCGCCGGCCCTGTTCGACGAGCTGTGGGCGGATCCCGCCACGCGCGTCCTCGCCCTGCACGGCCACCGCGCGCTGGGGTCCGCCGCCGACGGCCGTGCCGCCCTCGACCTCCTGCCGGTCGACCGCGTCACCAGCGCGACCGTCCGCATCTACCTCGGCCGCACCACCCTCGCGCACGAGGGCGAGCCGGTCGGCACGCCGGTGGTCGCGGCGGTCCTCACCGACGCGGCCGCCGCCGAGCTCGAGCCCGCCGAGGAGCGCTGGCTGGAGCTGCGGACCACCGCCACGCAGCTCGACGACCGCGACGCGGCGATCTTCACGACCGCGCTCGCCACCGCGAACTGGCATGCGTCGCACCCGTTCTCGCCCAAGACGGGCGAGCCCACCGTCGTCGAGCAGGGCGGCTGGGTGCGCCGCGCGCCCTCCGACGGCTCGCAGGTCTTCCCGCGCACCGACGCCGCCGTGATCATGGGGGTCGTCGACCAGGACGACCGCCTGCTCCTCGGCGCCAACGCCATGTGGGGCGGCGACCGCTACTCGCTGCTCGCGGGCTTCGTCGAGCCGGGGGAGTCGTTCGAGGCGGCCGTGAAGCGCGAGGTGCTCGAGGAGTCCGGCGTCACCGTCGAGGATCCCCGCTACCTCGGCAGCCAGCCGTGGCCGTTCCCCGCGTCCGTCATGGTCGGCTTCCTCGCGCGCGTCTCCGCCGGGAGCGGGCCCGCGACGCCGGACGGCACCGAGATCATCGACCTGCGCTGGTTCAGCCGCGAGGAGCTGCGGGCGGCGCTCGGCGAGATCGCCCTGCCCGGCCCGTCGTCCATCGCGCGCGCCATCATCGAGGAGTGGTACGGCGGACCCCTCGAGGACGGCGAGCGGGAGTGGTGACCCGCCGATCGTGACCGACCAGCTCGTCCCCGGCCTCCCCGGACGCGACCCCTACGGATCGGGCGCGTCCCGCCCCTCCCCGCGCCCGTCGCCGTCGGCCCCGCCGACGCGGCGCCCGACGAGGAGACGGCGGAGGCGCCCACCGCCGAGTCCCTGCTCGAGGCGCTCGACGACCAGCAGCGCCTCGCCGCCGAGGCGCTCCTCGGACCCGTCGTCGTGCTCGCGGGCGCCGGCACCGGCAAGACGCGCGCCATCACCCACCGCATCGCCTACGGGATCCAGGCCGGCGTCTACCCGCCGAACCGCGTGATGGCGCTCACCTTCACCTCGCGCGCGGCCGCCGAGCTGCGGGGTCGGCTCCGCGAGCTCGGCGCCGGACCCGTGGCCGCCCGCACCTTCCACGCCGCGGCCCTCAAGCAGCTCAACTTCTTCTGGCCGCAGGTGGTCGGCGGCACCATGCCGCGCCTCATCGAGAGCAAGGGGCGGATGCTCGGCCACGCCGCCGAGTCGCTCCGCCTCCGCCTCGACACGGCCGCCCTCCGCGACATGGCCGCCGAGGTCGAGTGGCGCAAGGTCTCGATGATCTCCATCGAGCAGTACGGCCTCGCCGCGCGCACCACCCGCACGCTGCCGCCGCAGCTCGACCCCGACCAGGCCGTCGCGCTCCTGCAGGCCTACGAGGACATCAAGGACCAGCGCCGCCAGCTCGACTTCGAGGACGTGCTGCTCGCGACGGCGGGCATGATCGAGGCGGAGCCGTGGGTGGCGCAGCAGGTGCGGGAGCAGTACCGCTTCTTCGTGGTCGACGAGTACCAGGACGTCTCGCCGCTGCAGCAGACGATCCTCGACCTCTGGATGGGCGACCGCCGCGACCTCTGCGTCGTCGGCGACGCCAGCCAGACCATCTACTCGTTCGCGGGCGCGAAGAGCGCCTACCTCCTCGACTTCGCCTCCCGCTTCCCCGAGGCGACCGTCGTGCGGCTGGAGCGGAACTACCGGTCGACCTCCGGCATCACGGAGGCGGCGAACCGGCTGATGCGCGGCCGGCCCGGCGCCCTCACGCTCGTCTCGGCGGACGCGGATCCGGACGGCGACGGCACGGGCACGGCGTCCGCGTCGGCGAAGGGCCGCGGATCCGCCGCCGTGCCGGGTCGCGGCGAGGGCTTCCGCGCGCCCCAGGTGAGCGCGTTCCCCTCCGACGGCGCGGAGGCGCGAGCGATCGCGGGCGCCGTCGCGCAGCAGATCGCCTCCGGCATCGCACCTGAGGACATCGCCGTGCTCTACCGGATGAACGGCCAGTCCGCCGTGCTCGAGCAGGCGCTCGGCGACGCGGGAGTGAGCTACCAGGTGCGCGGATCCCAGCGCTTCTTCGACCGGCCCGAGATCAAGCAGGCCCTCCTCGCGCTCCGCGGCGCGTCCGTCTCGATCTCCGGCGAGCCGCTGTTCAAGTCGGTGAGCGACGTGCTCCGCGGCCTCGGCTGGAGCCAGCAGCCGCCCGAGCAGCCCGGCGCGGTGCGCGACCGCTGGGAGTCCCTCGACGCGATCATGGGCCTCGCCGAGCGCATGCCGGCCGGCAGCACCTTCCGCGCCTTCACCGACGAGCTGCTGGAGCGGCAGGCCGGCCAGCACGAGCCGACCGTCTCCGCCGTCACGCTCGCCACGCTGCACTCCGCCAAGGGCCTCGAGTGGGAGCACGTCTACCTGATGGGGCTCAGCGAGGGGCTCGTGCCCATCAGCTACGCGCAGACGCTCGAGGCGGTGGACGAGGAGCGGCGCTTGCTCTACGTGGGCATCACGCGCGCGCGCTCCGGGCTGCGGCTCTCCTGGAGCCGGAGCGGACCGCAGCGATCCGGTCAGCGGGAGCCGTCGCGGTTCCTGGCAGAGCTCGACACGCGCATCTCGGGTGGGGGCGCGAAGCGCGGCGCGTGACGCGTCCCGTCCGCACGTCGAGCACGGCCTGGTGCGTCGCGAGCGCGTTCTCGCCGGCGCTCACCAGGCGGTGCGCGGGCCGGGCGGCGAGGGCCGCGAGCTCCGCGGGCACGAGCCCCGCCTCGGATCCGCTGTCGCGCCCGAGCAGCTGCGTGGCGATCGCGGGCCACGCCGGATCCGCGTCCCGCCTGTGCAGGTCGAGGCAGTAGCAGCACGCCGTGCGGCCGGGCTCCACGAGCGGGCCGACGACGGCATGCCGGTCGCCGACGACCACGGGCAGGTGCGGCACGTCCTCGCGCGCCCAGCGGCCGTAGACGGCGGGGGCGATGGCGAAGTGCCCGACGAGCACGGCCAGGGCGGCGTCGGGATCCGCGTCGTCGGCCATGCGCCGCATCCGCACGTCGTGCCCGGCTCGCCCGAGCGCATCGGCCACACGCCAAGCGGTCGGGCCGCCGCCGACGACCGCGACGGGGCCGCCGCGGGCCGGCCGGGCCGGGCCCTCCTCGCCGGCGGCGCCGGGCTCCCGCGGCGGCAGGAGCGCGGGTCGCACCAGGTCGAGGAGCTGCGTCACCTGCGCGGGCGTCGCCCCCTCGGTCGCGGCGATCATGTCGAGCCCGCCGCGGCTGACGCCCTGCACGAGCGCGGCGAGGAGGCGCTCGTCGAGGCGCGCCACGGCCGTGAGGACCACGGGCGGGCGGTCGACGCCGAGCTGGAGGGAGTCCGGCGTGCGCCAGACGAGCGGGAGACGGGGATCGAGTCGGATGGCCATGGGCGCGGAGAGTGCCCGACCGGGCGGCCGTCCGCGGGCCGCGTCCACAGGGACGCGGCCGGTCGGCTCAGACGGGGCGCGGATCCGTGCCGTCGTCGTCGGGCCGCTCGTCCGGGGTCTCGCCGGGCTCGGTCGCCCGACCCTGGCCGTCCTCCACGGGACGGCCGGCGTCGGATCCGCGGAGCAGGTCCTCGAGCGCCTGGTCGACCTCGTCGGGCTCCGGCTCGCCCTGCGTGAGGCGCGCGACGAGGGCGTGCGGAGCGTCGATGTCCTCGGAGGTGGGGAGCACGTCGGGGTGCGACCAGAGCGCGTCGCGCTGCTCGGCGCCCACGCCGTCGGACACGGCCTGCCACATGGCCGCCGCCTCGCGGAGGCGCCGGGGCCGGAGCTCCAGGCCCACGAGCGTGGCGAACGCCGACTCGGCGGGACCGCCCGTGGCGCGGCGGCGGCGCACCGTCTCGGCGATGGCCGACGCGCGGGGGAGGCGGACCGTGGCCGCGGCCGTGACCACGTCGACCCACCCCTCGATGAGGGCGAGCATGGTCTCGAGCCGGGCGAGCGCGGCGCGCTGCGCGTCGGACTTCGGCGGGATGAGGGACCCGTCGACCATGGCCTGGCGGAGCTCCTCGGGGTTCGACGGGTCGAAGCCCTCCGCGAGCGACTCGAGCCGCTCGGTGTCGATGTGCACGCCCTTCGCGAACTCCGTGATGGAGGTGATGAGCTGCAGGCGCAGCCAGCGCGCGTGGCGGAAGAGCCGCGCGTGGGCGAGCTCCCGGACCGCCAGGTAGATCTGCACCTGGTCCTCGGGCACGTCGAGGCCGGATCCGAACGCGGCCACGTTCTGCGGCAGGAGCGCGGCCTGCTGGTCGTCGAGCAGCGGGATCCCCACGTCGCCGCCCGAGACGACCTCGGTGGACAGCTGCCCGACCACCTGGCCGAGCTGCATGGCGAAGAGCGTGCCGCCGAGGTTGCGCATCATGCGGCCGGCGCCCGCGACCATGCCCTGCATCTCCTCGGGCGCGTTCTGCTGGAGCACCTCGGTGAGGGAGTCGGCGATGCTGAGCGCGACCGGCTCGGCGAGCTGCGTCCAGACCGGCATCGTCAGCTCGGTCCACTGGGCGCGGGTGATGAGGCGCGGCGCGACCGTGAGCTGGCTGACGTGGGCGACCTCGTCGAGCCACAGCGCGGCGACCTGGAAGGCCTGGTCGAGGGGCGCGGAGACGGCGGCGGTGACCTGCGTCTGCTCCGCCGCGGCGAGCTGGCGGGCGCCCTCGCGGGCGACCTTCCAGTCCACGCCGTCGCCCGTGCTGCTGAGCGCGCCCTGGAGCTGCGCGAGGAGCTGGCGGACCATCTCCGGATCCTGCGGCAGGCCCGCGGCGCCCGCGAGCTTGTCGGGGTCGATCTGCCCGTCGGCACCGAGGAACCGCTCCAGCATGCGCCGGAACTCGTCCTCGGGATTCGGGGTGGGCTCGTCGGCCATGGCGGTTCTCCCGGTGGGTCTGGAGGGGCCCGATCGCGGTGCCGCGGTCGGTGGATCCACGCTAGCCCGCGCCCACGGGAAACCCATCCGGATTCGCCTAGGCTGGGCCGTCGCGGCTTCCGCCCGCCGCGAACAGCGGCCCCAGAGGCCGCCCGCACCCCCGTCGCACGGCCCGTCGAGGCCCGTCGCGCCGCCCGACCGCGAGGACCCCGGATGAGCCTGTTCGCCCAGCACGCCCCCCGCGCACCCCGGCCGCCGCGCCGTCGCCGCGTGGGCCGCGTGCTCGCCGGCACGGGCGCCGTGCTCGCCCTCGCGCTCGGCCTCCTGCCCTCGCCGTACGTCATCGAGCAGCCCGGCCCGGTCTTCGACACCCTCGGCACGAGCGACCACGAAGGCGCCGAGCGCCCGCTCATCTCGATCCCCGACCGGCCGACCTACCCGACCGACGGCCGCCTCGACATGCTCACGGTCAGCGTCGTCGGCAACCCCGCGCAGCGCCCCGACTGGTTCTCGGTGGTCTCGGCCTGGCTCGACCCGAGCCGCAGCGTCGTCCCGATGGAGGCGGTGTTCCCCGCCGACCAGACCGCGGAGGAGCGCGCCGCCCAGAACCAGGTGCAGATGACCGACTCCCAGCAGGACGCCGTCGCCGCCGCCCTCACCGAGCTCGGCATCGACGTGCCGCGCACCCTCGACGTGCAGAGCGTCCTGGCCGGCTCGGCCGCCGACGGTGCGCTGCGGGCCGGCGACGCGATCCGGACGGTGGACGGCACGGGCGTGGTCGACCTCGCCGACCTGCAGGCGCGCGTGGCGGCGGCAGGAACGACGACGCCCCTGTCCTTCGGGATCACGCGCGACGGCCAGGACAGCACGGTCGAGGTCACGCCCGCCGAGCGCGACGGCCGGCCCGTCATCGGCGTCGTCACCTCCACCGCCTACGAGTTCCCGTTCGAGGTCGACATCCAGCTCGACGACGTGGGCGGGCCGAGCGCCGGCATGATGTTCGCCCTCGGGATCATGGACAAGCTCGAGGAGGGCTCGCTCACCGGCGGCAAGGCCATCGCGGGCACGGGCACCATCGACGCCGCGGGCACGGTCGGGCCCATCGGCGGGATCCGGCAGAAGCTCTTCGGCGCCGAGCGCGCGGGCGCCGAGTACTTCCTCGCCCCGGCCGAGAACTGCGACGAGGTCCGCGGGCACGTGCCCGACGGCCTCCGCGTCTTCGCCGTCTCGACGCTCGACGACTCGCTCCGGGCGCTCCAGGCGGTCTCCACGGGCGGCGACCTGGACGCCCTCCCGACCTGCTGAGGACCGCGGTCGCCGGGTGGTAGCGAGGGCCCCCTTACCAGAGGGGAACCCCTGATCGCTCGCAGGTCCCTGGCAACCTGCCCGCCTAGGATGAGGACTCCGCTGTCCCCGACTCTGAGGCACACACGTGACAAGCACATCCGCCCGGCCCGCCAGACGGAGCCGAGCCCCTCTCGCCATCACCGCGGCCATCATCGCCGCCCTCGTGATCGCGTTCTTCATCTTCGCCGGCTTCTACGCCGACGTCCTCTGGTACGACCAGCTGGGCTACCTGGGAGTGCTGCTCACGCAGTGGGGCGCCGGCATCGCGCTGTTCCTCGTCGGGTTCCTCGCCATGGCGATCCCGGTCTTCGTCAGCATCCAGGTCGCGTACCGCTCGCGGCCCGTGTACGCGAAG is a genomic window of Clavibacter capsici containing:
- a CDS encoding UvrD-helicase domain-containing protein translates to MSGVGTGGDGMGGDAQARAEGGMISAQRIAETLGLPSPTEQQRRVIESPLEPGLVVAGAGSGKTETMASRVVWLLANGHVGVEEILGLTFTRKAAGELGVRIRARIEQLQQAGLAAVPADAFATPTVQTYNAFANGIFRDSATLIGREAESVVLTEASAWQLARRLVVESTDPRLLELGRGVDPITQAVISLSRAMSENVADPSEVVRLAGAFTGLEELPFGSARIRKAPAADAVAAVGALPPLVDLAVRFQEEKTRRGLVEYSDQVAFALAICERVPQVVAEHRKRFRVVLLDEYQDTSVVQTRLLSTLFGGTPVMAVGDPHQSIYGWRGASAANLARFGADFAPAGASAADVPVYALSTSWRNPASVLGAANRIVEPLTAASRIPVARLEPRPDAGDGRLDVAYEETIADEAASVAAWFADRLRQTGSDGRPRSAAMLCRSLKTIEPFTTALADRGVPFRVLGLGGLLDQPAVVDLVCVLRVLHDPTAGSELVRLLTGARWRIGTKDVHALSRVASWLMSRDHAQKPLAEEVRDGIRASVVPDEVGSVVDALDFVVGAREGHTALAGFSDEGLARLRAAGRQLQVLRSRVGLDLVDLVTVVQQELLLDIEVAANETDPLGRASLEAFTEQVAGYLQGDTAGTLGPFLAWLAEAERRDNLAPRTEEPEPGTVQILTIHGSKGLEWDVVAVPRMVEGELPGTLREKRGWVAFGALPFEFRGDSAELPSLAWRGVETQKEFAEAMEAFGEELEERNAAEQRRLAYVAVTRTRSDLLLTGSFWSTQQKPRGPGAFLREIQEVGLTPPDALPEAPGLEENPLEPGSARVAWPLPPLGPREARVRAAADAVASADPGAETVWTRDIDLLLAERDARARDAELVDLPTRIPASRFKDFVSDTAGVAARLRRPMPERPYRQTRLGTLFHGWVEARYGPAGTGDVIDAAGVELDQDPTEPAVETEDLDRLRAIFEASEWAARKPEEVEVEIHMELAGQVVICKIDAVFLIDGRYRVVDWKTGRTPKDAADLELKQLQLALYRLAFAKWRGIDPDLIDAEFYFVAEDRSLKPERLYSEEDLVALWSGARTPDASRAPSGETVG
- a CDS encoding phosphotransferase, yielding MARSHLTLAALATSAVAGLDVVRSTPFTAGGAGDFDSALLTTRDGRELLVRVPTTQAAESEQSADLVALRALSTGIRSRLPFQVPEFLGQAPIKPTRGFVYEHVPGRVISLDEIPAGDGLARSIGAAVSAVHSLPTGFVADAGLPVLSAAEIHSQTAALIDRAAATALVPSLLLSRWEEALDDQSLWQFQPAVVNGAVQASSFLVDGDDVTGMIGWSELRVADPAHDLHWVLGARAEHVAESVFRAYNQAHHVTVDRQLKQRALLYAELEIARWLLHGTDTRNQGIIDDAVNMLSALVDTVRADEGHRIAHETLPVMDVDQVEEMLDSRPQPTVSPDGARDASGVRAPDQSATRSSSE
- the nudC gene encoding NAD(+) diphosphatase, giving the protein MLDSFLSRLPLSREGVDRDGLNRDSPALFDELWADPATRVLALHGHRALGSAADGRAALDLLPVDRVTSATVRIYLGRTTLAHEGEPVGTPVVAAVLTDAAAAELEPAEERWLELRTTATQLDDRDAAIFTTALATANWHASHPFSPKTGEPTVVEQGGWVRRAPSDGSQVFPRTDAAVIMGVVDQDDRLLLGANAMWGGDRYSLLAGFVEPGESFEAAVKREVLEESGVTVEDPRYLGSQPWPFPASVMVGFLARVSAGSGPATPDGTEIIDLRWFSREELRAALGEIALPGPSSIARAIIEEWYGGPLEDGEREW
- a CDS encoding ATP-dependent helicase, which encodes MLEALDDQQRLAAEALLGPVVVLAGAGTGKTRAITHRIAYGIQAGVYPPNRVMALTFTSRAAAELRGRLRELGAGPVAARTFHAAALKQLNFFWPQVVGGTMPRLIESKGRMLGHAAESLRLRLDTAALRDMAAEVEWRKVSMISIEQYGLAARTTRTLPPQLDPDQAVALLQAYEDIKDQRRQLDFEDVLLATAGMIEAEPWVAQQVREQYRFFVVDEYQDVSPLQQTILDLWMGDRRDLCVVGDASQTIYSFAGAKSAYLLDFASRFPEATVVRLERNYRSTSGITEAANRLMRGRPGALTLVSADADPDGDGTGTASASAKGRGSAAVPGRGEGFRAPQVSAFPSDGAEARAIAGAVAQQIASGIAPEDIAVLYRMNGQSAVLEQALGDAGVSYQVRGSQRFFDRPEIKQALLALRGASVSISGEPLFKSVSDVLRGLGWSQQPPEQPGAVRDRWESLDAIMGLAERMPAGSTFRAFTDELLERQAGQHEPTVSAVTLATLHSAKGLEWEHVYLMGLSEGLVPISYAQTLEAVDEERRLLYVGITRARSGLRLSWSRSGPQRSGQREPSRFLAELDTRISGGGAKRGA
- a CDS encoding zinc-dependent metalloprotease: MADEPTPNPEDEFRRMLERFLGADGQIDPDKLAGAAGLPQDPEMVRQLLAQLQGALSSTGDGVDWKVAREGARQLAAAEQTQVTAAVSAPLDQAFQVAALWLDEVAHVSQLTVAPRLITRAQWTELTMPVWTQLAEPVALSIADSLTEVLQQNAPEEMQGMVAGAGRMMRNLGGTLFAMQLGQVVGQLSTEVVSGGDVGIPLLDDQQAALLPQNVAAFGSGLDVPEDQVQIYLAVRELAHARLFRHARWLRLQLITSITEFAKGVHIDTERLESLAEGFDPSNPEELRQAMVDGSLIPPKSDAQRAALARLETMLALIEGWVDVVTAAATVRLPRASAIAETVRRRRATGGPAESAFATLVGLELRPRRLREAAAMWQAVSDGVGAEQRDALWSHPDVLPTSEDIDAPHALVARLTQGEPEPDEVDQALEDLLRGSDAGRPVEDGQGRATEPGETPDERPDDDGTDPRPV
- a CDS encoding YlbL family protein, with product MSLFAQHAPRAPRPPRRRRVGRVLAGTGAVLALALGLLPSPYVIEQPGPVFDTLGTSDHEGAERPLISIPDRPTYPTDGRLDMLTVSVVGNPAQRPDWFSVVSAWLDPSRSVVPMEAVFPADQTAEERAAQNQVQMTDSQQDAVAAALTELGIDVPRTLDVQSVLAGSAADGALRAGDAIRTVDGTGVVDLADLQARVAAAGTTTPLSFGITRDGQDSTVEVTPAERDGRPVIGVVTSTAYEFPFEVDIQLDDVGGPSAGMMFALGIMDKLEEGSLTGGKAIAGTGTIDAAGTVGPIGGIRQKLFGAERAGAEYFLAPAENCDEVRGHVPDGLRVFAVSTLDDSLRALQAVSTGGDLDALPTC